Part of the Nitrosopumilus sp. genome, TTTCGTCCACCGTCACGAATAACTTTTCTCTCCCCAAATCTTTTTGCTCTAATTTGACTTAGTTTGACACATCTATGCTCTTCTGGGAGTCTATGTTCAGAACAAAATGGATCCTTACAGTAATTACACTGAAATGGCATATCGGTTAGATCACCACAATATGCACATTTTTCTGATTGCATATTTTTAATTACTATTTTTCTTTTAATAAAGGTGCCAATAATTTATTCTTCAAATTACTTTATGTCTAAACATTTTTACGATGTTTTACTTTACTTGGTTTAGAAATTAAATGATTAAAGATAAAGTTGCAATAATTACTGGTGCTAGTAGTGGAATTGGATTTGCGACGGCTTTGGCTTTATCAAAAGCAGGAGCAAAAGTTGCTATAGGTGCTAGGAGAGTTGATCGTTTAGAAGAACTTGCAAAAACAATATCAGCAAATGGAGGAGAAGTATTCTATCAAAAATTAGATGTAACGCAGAGAACTGAATGTGAAAATTTTGCTAAAGCAGTATTAGAAAAATGGAATTCTATTGATATTCTTGTGAATAATGCTGGATTGATGCCTTTGAGCTTCTTCAAAAGTCTCAAAGTTGATGAATGGGATAGAATGGTTGATGTTAATATCAAAGGTGTTTTGTATTCAACAGGTGCCGTAATTTCTCACATGAAAGAAAAAAAATCTGGTCATATAGTTAATCTTTCATCTGTTGCTGGAAGAATTGTTTTTCCTGCTGGTAGTGTTTATTGTGCAACCAAACATGCAGTAGCTGCATTTAGTGAAGGACTAAGACAAGAATTTAGTGTTCGCTCTAACATCCGAGTAACAAGTATTGAACCGGGAGTTGTTGCTACAGAACTTAATGACACGATTACTGATGAGTCATTACAAGGATTCATTGAAAATGCAAAGAAAATGGAAGCTTTACAAGCTGAAGATATTGCAAATGCTATTTTGTATGCTGTTGATTCACCATCACATGTTAATGTAAATGAAATTCTGATAAGACCTACAACTCAAGAACGCTAAGTTGACAAACATTCCTCATGTTGTTATTCTGGGAGGAGGATTTGGTGGACTTTCAGCTGCAAATGAATTAAGAAATTCATTGTCTACATCTGAAGTAAAAATTACTGTAATTGATAAAAAAGACTGGTTTATGGTAGGATTTGCTAAATTATGGATAGTTAATGGAACAAGAACTTTTGAAAATTCTACTGGTTCATTAAATGAATTACCAAAAAAAGAAATTGATTTTATCAAAGATGAAATCATATCGTTTGATCTTGAAAATAAGAAAGTAAATACCAAATCTCAAAAAATCTCATTTGATTTTCTAATAATTTCTATGGGTGCAATTTTAGCACCTCAAAAAATTCCTGGATTAGAAGAAAACGGATTTAATCTTTATGATCATAATCAACTGTTAGAAATTCGTCATAAACTAGAGAACATAGAATCTGGAAAAATAGCTATTTGTATTATGGGCATGCCTTACAAATGCCCTCCTGCTCCATTTGAGGCTAGTTTATTGATAGATTCTATGCTAAGAAAACGAGGAATTCGTGATTCGATTCAAATCCATTTTTACAGTCCTGCTCCAATTACATTACCTGCAGCTGGACCTAATGTAAGTAAACAAATCCTTGAACTAATAAATTCTGAAAAAATTATTTTTCATAATTCTAGTAAAATCAAATCTG contains:
- a CDS encoding AN1-type zinc finger domain-containing protein; this translates as MQSEKCAYCGDLTDMPFQCNYCKDPFCSEHRLPEEHRCVKLSQIRAKRFGERKVIRDGGRNKPNILKRIFGKF
- a CDS encoding SDR family oxidoreductase, yielding MIKDKVAIITGASSGIGFATALALSKAGAKVAIGARRVDRLEELAKTISANGGEVFYQKLDVTQRTECENFAKAVLEKWNSIDILVNNAGLMPLSFFKSLKVDEWDRMVDVNIKGVLYSTGAVISHMKEKKSGHIVNLSSVAGRIVFPAGSVYCATKHAVAAFSEGLRQEFSVRSNIRVTSIEPGVVATELNDTITDESLQGFIENAKKMEALQAEDIANAILYAVDSPSHVNVNEILIRPTTQER
- a CDS encoding FAD/NAD(P)-binding oxidoreductase, which produces MTNIPHVVILGGGFGGLSAANELRNSLSTSEVKITVIDKKDWFMVGFAKLWIVNGTRTFENSTGSLNELPKKEIDFIKDEIISFDLENKKVNTKSQKISFDFLIISMGAILAPQKIPGLEENGFNLYDHNQLLEIRHKLENIESGKIAICIMGMPYKCPPAPFEASLLIDSMLRKRGIRDSIQIHFYSPAPITLPAAGPNVSKQILELINSEKIIFHNSSKIKSVESNKLIFENNEADFDLLLSIPPHIAPKIIYDSGLAKEPGFISIDRDCKTSFENVFAVGDVTSLTVAENMAVPKAGIFAEGEGITVAKNIISKIQSKEDYTLFDGKGGCFIESGRDTASIIEVDMFSNNKPTTNLTESTSDNLSKKIEFERERLSKWL